The genomic stretch TGGCTGCAATTGAAGCAGAATGGGATACACACCCAGCACCTGCTGCCTTTACCTTAGTCGGCTTTCCAAATCAGGAAACCATGACCACGGATTATGCAATCAAAATCCCGTATGTTATGGGACTGATCGCAACACGTTCAACCACCACTGAAGTCATGGGCATTAAAGACTTAATCGCTCAACATGAAGTGCGTATTCGTAACGGTATGGTTGCTTATAGCCAATTAGAACAACTTCGTGCAGGTGATAAATCTCCTGAACTTAGAACAGCATTTGATCAAAGCCAAAAAGACTTAGGTTATGGCTTACTACTTAAAAAATATGCACCTAATGTTGTCGATGCCACAGAAGCAGATATTAAAGCTGCAGCGAAAGACACCATTCCACACGTTGCGAGCTTATTCTGGTCATTCCGTGCAATGGTTGGTTCTGGCTTCCTCATGTTATTGCTTTTCATTCTAGCGACCGTTGCGGTAGCAAAACGAAATGCAGAACAAAAACCATGGTTACTCAAATTCGGTTTATTTGCCCTACCTTTGCCTTGGATTGCAGCGCAAACAGGTTGGTATGTTGCTGAAGTTGGACGTCAACCGTGGACCATTGGTGAAGTACTTCCTACGCACTTGTCAACATCAACACTGAGTACTGGCGATATTTGGGGTTCTATTATTGCCCTTGCTGTGTTCTATACCGTGTTGTTGATTATTGAAATGTACTTAATGATCAAATTCTGTCGCTTAGGACCAAGTTCTTTGCACACTGGTCGTTATCATTTTGAAAAACTTGATGCTGCAAATAAAGCGAAAGAGGAGAATCAGTCATGATCGAATATGAACTTCTCAAAATTATCTGGTGGGTTTTAGTCGGTGTATTACTGATTGGTTTTGCCCTTACTGATGGTTTCGATATGGGCTCAATGGCACTCATGCCATTCGTTGGTAAAAATGATGACGAGCGTCGTGCTGCCATCAATACCATTGCACCGCACTGGGAAGGCAACCAAGTTTGGTTTGTAACCGCAGGTGGTGCGTTATTCGCAGCGTGGCCAATGGTTTATGCAACAGCATTCTCGGGAATGTATTGGGCCCTGCTCTTGGTTCTGTTTGCACTGTTCCTCAGACCCGTTGGTTTTGACTATCGCTCTAAGCTAGAAAACACCAAATGGCGTACTTCATGGGATTGGGCACTCTGCGTCGGTGGTGCGGTGCCAGCACTCGTGTTTGGTGTAGCATTCGGCAATATGTTCCTCGGTGTTCCTTTTGACCTCGATGCAACTGTACGCTCTACCTATAGCGGCAACTTCTTTCAACTACTCAACCCATTTGCTTTGGTATGTGGTTTGGTGAGCTTGTCGATGCTCAATGCACATGGTGGCGCTTGGTTAATGCTGCGTACCGACAGTGACTTGCGTAAACGCTCTGCAAAAGCAACTCAGTTGATGGGTGTAGTGTTCTTGGTCTGCTTCTTATTGGCAGGCGCATGGTTATACTTTGGCAACATCCAAGGTTATACCCTCGTTACCCCTTACGATGTTGGTGGTGTTGCAAATCCACTAGCAAAACAAGTATTGGTTGATGCGAACCCAGGTTGGATGAATAACTATAGTACTTATCCAATTACCTTAATTGCGCCAATTATGGCAATATTAGGTGGTTTACTGATTATATTTGGTGCAGGTAAAAATAAAGCAGGCGTCAGTTTCACTGGTTCTACTTTGGCCGTGACTGGTGCGATTTTAACTGCAGGTTTTGCATTATTTCCATTCCTTATGCCATCTAGCATCAATCCAGATGTTAGCTTGACCATGTGGGATGCGGTATCAAGTAAAAATACCTTAACCGTAATGACTGTTGTTGCTGCGATCTTTGTTCCGACCGTTTTAGGCTACACCATCTGGTGTTACTACAAAATGTGGGGCGTTATCACCAACAAACACATTAAAGACAATACGCACACCCTTTACTAAGGTCTACGCGAGGAGAAAAAGTTATGTGGTATTTTACATGGATTCTCGGCGTTCTAATGGCCTGTTTTGCAGGTGTATTGAGTGCGCTCTACATTGAGTCTCATCACGATTTAGACGAGGAATAAAACATGACTGAAGTCGTAATGTTAGCAAAGCAAGCAAAGGTAAATAAATTTGCCATGGCCGTGTCATTTTTGTTGGCATTACCGCTTGCAGCCGTTTTACTCATTCACCCTGCTGCAATGTTAGATGCAAATGGGGGTTATAGTCATCGTGCCATGATGTTGATCATGATTGGCATTTCGGGTGGCTTTGTACATGGTGTTGGATTTATACCTCGTTTCTGGTTATGGAAATGGTTATTTAGTCCTTTCATTGCCTGGCCACTGATGATTTGGGGTTACTACACTTGGTTTATGGCCTAAGTCTGTAACATCCCTACAGTCTAAACTTAAACAGAAAAAGAGCGCATTGATTGCGCTCTTTTTCTATTTGGCGTGTCCCAATTCATCAGTCGGTCCCAAACATTGTGATGCTATGCCATCGTGATAAAAATGAGATCTTTTCGTTGAAACCTTGCAATGTGCCAGCCATATAAATCACCAACAAAAATAATCCGCTTTTTATTTCATAGCCTTTATTCACGGTCATTACAGCGAATGTGCAGCACACCACAAAGCCAAATTTGAACGTGCAAAAATAAGCCTAGAATCACTTAAAATAGTTATAAAAAATATTCTCATTATCGTTAAAATTAAAGCGTACGCTAGTCTTTCGCTAGCTCACAACAGTTCCTTCAATCCTTTAGTCGTGAGCGTCATAATGAATATTTATAAATCGTCACTCGTACTTTTAACCGGTTCAATCCTCTTATCTACCATCACACTGGCCGCGCCAGTGGTAACCTTCCAAGGAGAAGTTGCAGCACAAACCTGTCAAGCGACAATCAACGGTCAAACCAACGGCATCGTCTTGCTTCCAACCGTTTCAGTCGGTGAATTCACTGCCAAAAATAATACTGCTGGTTTAACCCCTTTTACGATTTCAATCTCTGGGTGTAGCGGGAAGGATCCTGAATTAAAAATTGGAACCAAATTTCTCGGTCGTAATGTCACCAGTACTGGCAATCTAGGTAATCTCGCCAGCGTTTCACCGGCAAAAAATGTAGCGATTCAACTTACCCAAACGGCTGCAGGAACAGTTCCGGTCGTATTAAATGGGATTACCAAAGTGGATGGCTTAATCCTGCCACTCAACCAAGCCTCGACAAGCCATCAATTTGGGGCACGCTATATCGTTGATGAGGGCACGATACCAACGCCGGGTGCGATTACCGCAGTGGCTGAATATACCATTAGCTATCAATAATTTAAAAACTTAAGACCGCCAATACGATTCTGCCTGCCATGCATGGCAGAATTTTAATTTGTTCTCTTTTATTTTTTAGTGTGCTTTCACTATGAATTTTTATATCAATAATTTCGCACTAGCGATGCCCCTCTTGTTTAGCCTCCTCACCTCCTACAGCCAAGCTGGGGTGGTAATGACAGGAACTCGGGTCATTTTTCCGGCCAAACAAATGGAAAAAACCATTCAACTGGAAAACAAAGATAACTTCCCCAATTTGGTTCAAGTATGGCTGGATAGTGGTGATGAAAGCGCTACCGCAGAAACCGCCAATGCGCCATTTATGGTTAGCCCCCAATTTTTTAAAATTGAAGCACAACAAGGGCAAATGCTACGTTTGATTTTTAGTGGTGATCAGAGCGCATTGCCAAGCGATCGTGAAAGCCTTTTTTATTTAAACTTTTCAGAAATGCCTGCGATCAAAAGCAGTGATATTGAAAAAAATAAACTGTTGGTGGTGTTTAGAAATCGCGTCAAAGTGCTTTATCGCCCCGAAGCCTTAAAAACCAGCGCTGCCAACATATCTGAGCAACTCAACTATACGATTAAAAAGCAGACCGACCACACCATCCGTATTCAGCTCAATAATCATAGCGCCTACTATGCCAATCTCAGCAAACTATCACTGCAGTTAAATGGCAAAGAAATTCAAAAAGAGGACAATATCACCATCGCACCACAGTCTGTTTTTGAATGGAAAATCACGCCAACAATCAAAGAGAACGCGGAGCTACAATTACAGATTGTGCTCATCAATGACTACGGCGCCACGATCAAATATCAACTGAAACACAGCCCAAGCTGAGTCAAATTGATGCGATCAGACATCCTGTTTATTTTCGCTACGGCTGTGCCTGTTTATTTAATCTTTGGCGTCATTCTTTCGACTTCACTTACGGCTGCGACAACGGAGAATCAAGGTATCGGTGCCGCAGATGAATATGTATTTGATGGCGCATTATTTCGTGGTTCTTCCTTTAATCAAGAGACTGTGCTGCATTTAACCCAAGGAGAAAGTATTTCGCCTGGTCGTTATAAAGTAGATATTTACATCAATAACCATTTTTTTGAGCATCGCGATGTTCGCTTTATTCAAGATGCACAGCAGCATATTCAAGCCTGTTTCAACACAATGCAATTACAACGTGCATCGATTATCACGTTAATACCTGAAAAAATGGCCAAAACAGAAACAGAAACAGAAACAGAAACAGAAACAGAAACAGAAACAGAAACAGAAACAGAAAATTGTGCTTCATTGCAAAGCCTGATCGGCGCAGGTAGCAGCCAATTCGACTTTAAGCGTTTAAGGCTGAACTTAACGATTCCAAACAGTTTAATCAAACAAGTCCCAGCGGGCTATGTCAATCCGAGTGAATGGCGTATGGGTGAGTCAATTGGGTTTATTAACTACATCAGTAACGTTTACTATAATCGCTATGCAGCTATAGGGTTTAACCAACATCAAGATTCCGCTTATTTGGCATTAAACGGCGGCATTAACTTTGGACAATGGCAGTTCCGACAACAATCCAACTTAAACTATCAGCAGCACCATCTGCATTGGCGCAATCTACGTCGCTATCTTAAACGGCCAATCCCCAGTCTCAACAGTGAGCTTGCACTGGGCCAATTGAGCAGTATGGGTCGTTTTTTTTCAGGAATCAGTTTTAATGGAATCAGCCTGCATTCTGATGATCGTATGCTGCCCAACTCTAAGCAGGGTTATGCCCCTGTTATTCAAGGTGTTGCCAAAAGCAATGCCCGCGTTTCAGTTCAACAAAATGGTTATGAAATTTATCAAATCACGGTCGCACCGGGCCCATTTAAAATAAGTGATCTGTTCCCAACCAGCGCCAATGGTGACCTAAATGTCATTATTGATGAAGCAGATGGCAGCCGCTCAAACTTTCGTGTGCCCTTCTCTGCTGTCGCTGAATCTGTACGGCTAGGTGCATTTAAATATAGCTTTGATCTGGGCAAAACCCGTGACACGCAAAATGACCGTATCTTTGCCAATCTCACCACCCAATATGGATTCAGCAATACCATCACACTCAATAGCGGCTTCAGGATTGCCAATCACTATCAAGCCATTGTACTGGGCAGTGCCTATACCCATCGAATTGGTGCTTTTGGCGCAAATCTGACGCTTTCTCGTAGCACAGCTCAACAACAGGCCAGCCAAAAAGGCTGGATGTTGGCAGGCAACTACAGCAAAACCATCCAGCCAACCAAAACCACAATTGCCCTCAGTGCCTATCGGGTTTCCAATTCAGGTTATCTTGAACTCACCGATTTGATTCGCTTAGATCAACGCAAACCAACAGGGCGTATTTCTCGTACCAATTCCACACAAGCCAATTCTCGCTTCACGCTTTCAGTCAATCAAGCCTTGGGCCGTTTCGGTGGGATCTATCTTTCTGCATCCGCGCAACAGTATCGGGCAAAACGTCCCAATGACAACCAGTTCCAACTCGGCTATAGCAAATCATTGGCGAATGGACTTTCCATAAACCTTACCGCAACGCGACTTAAACGAGGTCTTACTCCAACCGATCAAGAAAGCCCATCCCGTCTTCCGAGTGTAATCTCAAATCCTAAGGACCAACATCATGCCAGAACAGAAACCAGTTTTGGCTTGTCAATTGCCATGCCACTGGGTCTAAAAAGCGCACAAAAATCGCATCAACTGATGCTGTCGGCCTACCACAATACCAATCAAAATGACTATCAAGCCAATTTAAGCGGTGCGATCCTACAACGTCCCGACCTGCACTATAGTCTGGGGGTCAATTATGAGGATGCCTCACAGCAACGTCATTGGAATGCATCCATCCAGAAGCATAGCCCAAATGCCAACATTGATGTCAATGCAGCTATGGGGCAGCACTTTTGGCAAGCCGCTGCCAATATACAAGGTGCATTGGCAATACATGCGGGTGGCATTACTTTTGGTGGCTATTTGTCTGATACCTTTGCCTTAATTGAGGCACAAGGTGCGCAAGGCGCCAAAGTTTTAAACACCCAAGACAGCACAATTAATAGTTATGGCTTTGCCCTGTTACCGGCATTAACCCCCTATCACTACAATACGATTGCGCTGAGCCCAGAAGGCATGTCTAGTCAAGCTGAGTTGGTTGCTGGTCAGCAACGGGTTGCACCCTACGCAGGTGCTGCCATTAAAATTAAATTTACCACTCATCAAGGCTTTGCCTTTCTGGTTCAAAGCACACTTGCAGATGGGGTTGCTGTCCCCATGGGAGCCGATGTTTTTGATCAATCTGCCAATAATATCGGCATTGTCGGGCAAAATGGTCAAATCTACTTTCGGTCAGAACAGTCCAAGGGTGAACTAAGCATTAAATGGGGCGAAAATGAACAAGAGGCTTGCAGCATTCACTATGCGCTCACATCACAACAAATTCGCATCCCCCTAACCAAATTCTCCGCAATTTGTAAAGTAGAGCAATAATATGCGCCCTATACTTGGAAACTACTTCAGCCTCGGATTGCTGGGCACTGTTTTGTGTACTGCTTTGTGTTTGGCCAGTACTGCACAAGCCAGTTGCAGCTCAAGCAAGCTCACCCGTACTGGAAATGAATACGCTGCAACGATTAGCTTTGCCAAACTCAATCTCAGTTCAGACTACTTACAACCTGCAGGCACCTTGTTGGGCAGTCGTATTGTTGCACCCACCGCACATCAACTTATGGGTGCCAATGCCCGCTCCATTCTTTGGAGCTGTGATGAAGCGGATTTAGGTTCGATCTATTTTCTGGTCGCCACCAATGGCGATGATCGCTTGGCCGGTTATTGGGAAGTTGGTGCAGCTGATGGCTTGAGTCATGTTTATGCGACTTGGTGGGAATACATTGGCTTAAAACAAAGCATGGCGGGCGTTGATATTACTCGTTTTTGGAAAAAAGTTCCCATCACTTCATTTGAACGGAATAACCGAAAAATCAATATTCGACTCATGGACCTTCCCCCACTCGAAGCCAGTCTGTATAAAATCAGCAGCCTACCGCCCATCATTGGCAGCAACAGTAACGCTTGTAATCGGATGGGCAGTTCAGGCCTATATGACTGTCAACAACCGAATAGTTATCTGCAACTGTCGGGGGATGCCAATGTTGGTTTTGACTTTGCACATGATTATGTGGGTGAAGATTCGAGTCTTCAGCATCGCTTTATGAGTGACAACAATGGCTTCGCTTATGGACTCCATCACACCGGGCCTCTCACCAGAACCGAAACCTGTGTTGCAAGAAATGCAACACCACTGATTCAATTTCCCACCATGTCCGCATTACATTTACAGCAAGGTGACAGTGCGCAAGCCGATTTCTCGGTCACCATTGAATGTAGTGATCAAGTACACTCTGGGACGGACTCAGGTCAAACTGCGATTGCCTTTGAAATTTCCAATAACGCTTATGCTGTTGCACAGAATCTAGGCTTGTTACAAGCCAATGGCGCAGTGAACTATTTACTTTCAGATCAATATCAATCGAACTCAGATTTGGCACAAGGGGTCGGCATTCGACTTAAAAATGCAATTTCAGGCAAGCAAATCTTATTTACTCATCCTGCTACCGGATTAGGCGGTGGAGAAAGTCTGGGTTGGTATCCGGTTTTAGAGGGTGCTTCCAGAGTCGGTCGATTGCAATCGGGCTACAGCAGTTATTTGCAAAATTACACTGCGATCTTGGAAGCATTGCCTGGGCTCAACGTAACGCCCGGAAAAATTAAAGCCACGGCAACCGTCGTCGTAAAAGTGCAATGAACATTGTTCAAATAAAAGAGCGCAGTCAGCGCTCTTTTAACAAAGTTTAATTGTTCAATGTTCAATCGTTCAGTTTCACAATCGCTTAGTATTTAAAATTCATCGTCAACATATAGCTTCTTGGATCACCGAAATACCCTGCTTTATAACTTGGCGTGATGCGAGTGTAATAGGTTTTATTAAACAGATTATTCACATTCATGGTGACATTAATTTTTGGACTAATATCATATGCTGCATACAAGCTACCCAATACGTAGGCCTTTTGCGTCAGCGCTTTTTCAAAAGGTTGATCAGCCGTCCCTATTTTAATTTGTGCAGTGCTTGAATCGTACCAATTCAGTCCAGCCCCAACTTTAAGCCCAGATAAAGCTTGGTCAAAGGCATAATTTACAAATAATTTAGCATCTTGGTTCGGCATTGAGGTATTTAAACGCTTACCCGCTTTATTCTCGGTTTTGTTGTAGGCATAGCCTGCACTTAAACTCAATTGATCGGTGAGTTGCCCAACGGCCTGCAGCTCTATGCCTTTGGTGGTAGTATTGTTTGCAGCGCGATAGCGTACATCACGGCCATTGGGACTTATATAATTGGGATCAATCTCAGCCATATTGTCTTTTTTAGTCCGATATACCGCAGCATTTAAATTCAGGCGCTCATCCAACAAACTATTTTTAAGCCCAAACTCAATACTACTGCCTTCCTCAGGATCTAAATACTGATCATGAATATCCAGATTATATTGTGGCTTAAAGATTTCGGTATAACTGGTATAAATCGTGGTATTGGGTGTTAGATCAAAGGTTGTTGCAATATAAGGTACAAAGACAGCATTGCGTTTTTGCTCATTGCTGGTCTTGATTAAATCCCCATAATGATAAGTTTTAAGTTTGCTTTCCCAGTGACTGACACGACCACCTGCAAATAATTTCCAACGATCCGTTAAATGCCAACGTGTATTTAAAAAAGCTCCCAACTGCTTACTTTCTGTAGTTTTATCTCCAAGACCGCTACGTTCTGTATCGAAGTCTGGTAGCTGAGCGCCGTCAAATGCATGACTATTTTCGATTGTCTGCCCTTTGGGATAATGCATGCCATATTCCTCAGCATTGCGCGTCCATCCATTTAAGCCAAATACCACTTGGTGCTCACGCTCAAATAAATTGAACTTGCCATTTACCGTTGCATCAAAGCTATGTTGCTTTAAATAGCCCTCACTTGCCCAATAGGAATAACTCAGTCCTGAGCCATCGCTGTTCATACTGCCGTTAAATGGCCAGAAATTCTTCAATGACCCCGCTAAGGTCTGATAGCTATAGGCTAATTTAGCTTGCCACTGATCATTCAATGCTTGATCTAAATAAATATAATAATTTTTATGGGTTCGCGTCCAACGCACCCAATCACTACTTGCGATATTGTCTTTGGGCTTAAAATCGGTTTCAGTACCATCCGCATAAAAAATAGGTGAAACATTTCCAAGCCCCTTAGGATCATCCTTTTGATAATCCATCCCCAACGTTAATGTCGTAGTGTCTGTCAGTTGCGAGGTTAATGCACCCGATAAGACAAGATTATTTTTCTCATAATGCTGGCGTCCTGTATCACTACGGCTATAGGCGGCAATAAAACGCCCATTCAATTTTTCATCAGCCAATATCGCCCCAGAAACATCGCCTACATAGCGTTGCGTATTCCAACGCCCATAACCCACGCTTCCCGATGCTTGAAATTCACTGCTTGGCCGCTTATGAATCATATTAATACTGGCTGAGGGTTCACCTAAACCCGTGGTTAAACCTGTGACACCTTTAAGCACTTCAATATGGTCATAAATGGCGCTGTCATAAGCAGGGATTGCTAAAACTGAAGCACCCGTACCTGAATAAGCCGTTGTTATGCCATCAATCTGAATATTATCAACATTAAAGCCGCGTGCACTAAAGCTCACCCGCTCACTGTCATTGTTACTGACATTAATACCAACCACTTGATTTAACACCTCAGCCAAGCTGGTCAACCCCTGATCTTGGATCTGTTGCTGAGTCACAACACTGACCGTTTGTGGCGTATCTTTTAATGAAATATCCATTTTGGTCGCCATGCTTGAGTTTGGCTTAATATATTTTTTTGAATGTTCCGTCAGCTTTTCTTCAACAAGACCATGCACAATAATCGTCGGCAAACTTTGTACAGTTTCATCAGCGGTAGGACTCGATTCTAAATCCATCGCTAAAACAAACGTCGGTAGAGCCAATAAAGCATAAAATAACGGCGTGAAATATGGGAGGCGCATAGAAAACACACATGAAAACGAATTGATATTCATTATCATCTGTGTTGCAGAAATTAACAATAGACCAGTCTATATAATTTCAATATTTTGAATTTTTATTTCACAAACAGCTGTGGAATATGCGTAGATAAGGTTCGCAATGGATCGAGATTTTTATGTATTAATGCCAGTACCACAGCCCCCTCTAATAACATCACCAATAGTGTAGTCAGTTGCTCCGCTTCTGCCGCTGAATAATGATCTTGTTGAAGTTTATTCTGACAAACCTCCATCCAGTTCTGCATGACTTGCTTGGTCGCAACCTGAATGCGTTCAACATCATATGAGGTTTTGGAGACAGCCATCACCAAGGGTAGGCTGGCTGAAAGCCCCGCTTG from Acinetobacter pullicarnis encodes the following:
- a CDS encoding cytochrome ubiquinol oxidase subunit I; translated protein: MISESVVDLSRFQFAMTAMYHFIFVPLTLGLAFILAIMETTYVISGKEIYKDMTKFWGKLFGINFALGVTTGLTMEFQFGTNWAYYSHYVGDIFGAPLAIEGLMAFFLESTFIGLFFFGWDRLSKMQHLSVTWLVAIGSNLSALWILVANGWMQNPVGSEFNYETMRMELVDFGALIFNPVAQVKFVHTVSAGYVTGAIFVLAISSYYMLKKRDLPFARRSFAIAAIFGLASTLSVILLGDESGYEIGDVQKTKLAAIEAEWDTHPAPAAFTLVGFPNQETMTTDYAIKIPYVMGLIATRSTTTEVMGIKDLIAQHEVRIRNGMVAYSQLEQLRAGDKSPELRTAFDQSQKDLGYGLLLKKYAPNVVDATEADIKAAAKDTIPHVASLFWSFRAMVGSGFLMLLLFILATVAVAKRNAEQKPWLLKFGLFALPLPWIAAQTGWYVAEVGRQPWTIGEVLPTHLSTSTLSTGDIWGSIIALAVFYTVLLIIEMYLMIKFCRLGPSSLHTGRYHFEKLDAANKAKEENQS
- the cydB gene encoding cytochrome d ubiquinol oxidase subunit II; translation: MIEYELLKIIWWVLVGVLLIGFALTDGFDMGSMALMPFVGKNDDERRAAINTIAPHWEGNQVWFVTAGGALFAAWPMVYATAFSGMYWALLLVLFALFLRPVGFDYRSKLENTKWRTSWDWALCVGGAVPALVFGVAFGNMFLGVPFDLDATVRSTYSGNFFQLLNPFALVCGLVSLSMLNAHGGAWLMLRTDSDLRKRSAKATQLMGVVFLVCFLLAGAWLYFGNIQGYTLVTPYDVGGVANPLAKQVLVDANPGWMNNYSTYPITLIAPIMAILGGLLIIFGAGKNKAGVSFTGSTLAVTGAILTAGFALFPFLMPSSINPDVSLTMWDAVSSKNTLTVMTVVAAIFVPTVLGYTIWCYYKMWGVITNKHIKDNTHTLY
- the cydX gene encoding cytochrome bd-I oxidase subunit CydX is translated as MWYFTWILGVLMACFAGVLSALYIESHHDLDEE
- a CDS encoding cyd operon YbgE family protein; translated protein: MTEVVMLAKQAKVNKFAMAVSFLLALPLAAVLLIHPAAMLDANGGYSHRAMMLIMIGISGGFVHGVGFIPRFWLWKWLFSPFIAWPLMIWGYYTWFMA
- a CDS encoding fimbrial protein, coding for MNIYKSSLVLLTGSILLSTITLAAPVVTFQGEVAAQTCQATINGQTNGIVLLPTVSVGEFTAKNNTAGLTPFTISISGCSGKDPELKIGTKFLGRNVTSTGNLGNLASVSPAKNVAIQLTQTAAGTVPVVLNGITKVDGLILPLNQASTSHQFGARYIVDEGTIPTPGAITAVAEYTISYQ
- a CDS encoding fimbrial biogenesis chaperone, whose protein sequence is MNFYINNFALAMPLLFSLLTSYSQAGVVMTGTRVIFPAKQMEKTIQLENKDNFPNLVQVWLDSGDESATAETANAPFMVSPQFFKIEAQQGQMLRLIFSGDQSALPSDRESLFYLNFSEMPAIKSSDIEKNKLLVVFRNRVKVLYRPEALKTSAANISEQLNYTIKKQTDHTIRIQLNNHSAYYANLSKLSLQLNGKEIQKEDNITIAPQSVFEWKITPTIKENAELQLQIVLINDYGATIKYQLKHSPS
- a CDS encoding fimbria/pilus outer membrane usher protein, which encodes MRSDILFIFATAVPVYLIFGVILSTSLTAATTENQGIGAADEYVFDGALFRGSSFNQETVLHLTQGESISPGRYKVDIYINNHFFEHRDVRFIQDAQQHIQACFNTMQLQRASIITLIPEKMAKTETETETETETETETETETENCASLQSLIGAGSSQFDFKRLRLNLTIPNSLIKQVPAGYVNPSEWRMGESIGFINYISNVYYNRYAAIGFNQHQDSAYLALNGGINFGQWQFRQQSNLNYQQHHLHWRNLRRYLKRPIPSLNSELALGQLSSMGRFFSGISFNGISLHSDDRMLPNSKQGYAPVIQGVAKSNARVSVQQNGYEIYQITVAPGPFKISDLFPTSANGDLNVIIDEADGSRSNFRVPFSAVAESVRLGAFKYSFDLGKTRDTQNDRIFANLTTQYGFSNTITLNSGFRIANHYQAIVLGSAYTHRIGAFGANLTLSRSTAQQQASQKGWMLAGNYSKTIQPTKTTIALSAYRVSNSGYLELTDLIRLDQRKPTGRISRTNSTQANSRFTLSVNQALGRFGGIYLSASAQQYRAKRPNDNQFQLGYSKSLANGLSINLTATRLKRGLTPTDQESPSRLPSVISNPKDQHHARTETSFGLSIAMPLGLKSAQKSHQLMLSAYHNTNQNDYQANLSGAILQRPDLHYSLGVNYEDASQQRHWNASIQKHSPNANIDVNAAMGQHFWQAAANIQGALAIHAGGITFGGYLSDTFALIEAQGAQGAKVLNTQDSTINSYGFALLPALTPYHYNTIALSPEGMSSQAELVAGQQRVAPYAGAAIKIKFTTHQGFAFLVQSTLADGVAVPMGADVFDQSANNIGIVGQNGQIYFRSEQSKGELSIKWGENEQEACSIHYALTSQQIRIPLTKFSAICKVEQ
- a CDS encoding fimbrial protein, with the translated sequence MRPILGNYFSLGLLGTVLCTALCLASTAQASCSSSKLTRTGNEYAATISFAKLNLSSDYLQPAGTLLGSRIVAPTAHQLMGANARSILWSCDEADLGSIYFLVATNGDDRLAGYWEVGAADGLSHVYATWWEYIGLKQSMAGVDITRFWKKVPITSFERNNRKINIRLMDLPPLEASLYKISSLPPIIGSNSNACNRMGSSGLYDCQQPNSYLQLSGDANVGFDFAHDYVGEDSSLQHRFMSDNNGFAYGLHHTGPLTRTETCVARNATPLIQFPTMSALHLQQGDSAQADFSVTIECSDQVHSGTDSGQTAIAFEISNNAYAVAQNLGLLQANGAVNYLLSDQYQSNSDLAQGVGIRLKNAISGKQILFTHPATGLGGGESLGWYPVLEGASRVGRLQSGYSSYLQNYTAILEALPGLNVTPGKIKATATVVVKVQ
- a CDS encoding TonB-dependent siderophore receptor: MRLPYFTPLFYALLALPTFVLAMDLESSPTADETVQSLPTIIVHGLVEEKLTEHSKKYIKPNSSMATKMDISLKDTPQTVSVVTQQQIQDQGLTSLAEVLNQVVGINVSNNDSERVSFSARGFNVDNIQIDGITTAYSGTGASVLAIPAYDSAIYDHIEVLKGVTGLTTGLGEPSASINMIHKRPSSEFQASGSVGYGRWNTQRYVGDVSGAILADEKLNGRFIAAYSRSDTGRQHYEKNNLVLSGALTSQLTDTTTLTLGMDYQKDDPKGLGNVSPIFYADGTETDFKPKDNIASSDWVRWTRTHKNYYIYLDQALNDQWQAKLAYSYQTLAGSLKNFWPFNGSMNSDGSGLSYSYWASEGYLKQHSFDATVNGKFNLFEREHQVVFGLNGWTRNAEEYGMHYPKGQTIENSHAFDGAQLPDFDTERSGLGDKTTESKQLGAFLNTRWHLTDRWKLFAGGRVSHWESKLKTYHYGDLIKTSNEQKRNAVFVPYIATTFDLTPNTTIYTSYTEIFKPQYNLDIHDQYLDPEEGSSIEFGLKNSLLDERLNLNAAVYRTKKDNMAEIDPNYISPNGRDVRYRAANNTTTKGIELQAVGQLTDQLSLSAGYAYNKTENKAGKRLNTSMPNQDAKLFVNYAFDQALSGLKVGAGLNWYDSSTAQIKIGTADQPFEKALTQKAYVLGSLYAAYDISPKINVTMNVNNLFNKTYYTRITPSYKAGYFGDPRSYMLTMNFKY
- a CDS encoding TetR/AcrR family transcriptional regulator: MSKISMKEKILTKAAELFSLQGYTATGINQIIQEAGIPKGSLYHYFPEGKEQIAEQAIVYFGGVLKQATIDLFAQHSTALAAMQAYIEMVIDYFQQAGLSASLPLVMAVSKTSYDVERIQVATKQVMQNWMEVCQNKLQQDHYSAAEAEQLTTLLVMLLEGAVVLALIHKNLDPLRTLSTHIPQLFVK